GCAGGGTTTGATACCAAGACGCACACAAGCCAATGGGAAACCCCCGTCTTCTACGGCACACACCGCACTGCTTAATCATCACCCTTCCTGGGCTGAAAGGGACAGGAATTCACAACCCGTCATTCCCGCGGAAGCGGGAATCCAGGGGCTGGGGGTGTCCTGCGACAAGCTCAGAGCCTGTCCCGGGACTTGATCCGGGAACGAACGAATTGCCAGTTTATATACCCACTCTCCCTTGATGGGAGAGGGTTGGGGTGAGGGTGAAAACGCCAATACCGGACACAGCATGAGATAACTGAACCTAACGTTCACCCATCGCCCGCTCACCCCGCGCCGCTCCATTCGTCGACAGACCCGAAGCGTTCTCCGCAGAGTACGAATGCAGGCCCGCATACAGCCCCCCGAGCGCGACCAGCTCATCGTGCTTGCCCTCTTCCACGAGCCGGCCCTGGTCCAGCACGACTATCCGGTCGGCGTTCCTGATCGTGGACAGACGGTGGGCTATGACGATGGCAGTCCGCCCCCTGAGCAGTTCGTCGAGAGCACGCTGGATCAGCATCTCCGTATGGGTGTCGATATTGGCCGTCGCCTCGTCGAGAAGCAGTATCGCCGGGTCCGCCACGAGCGCCCGCGCAAAGCTGATGAGCTGACGCTGACCAACGCTGAGGTTTCCGCCTCTCTCCTGCAGGGGAGTATCGTACCCGTGCTCCATCTTGGTGATGAAGTCGTGCGCCCCCACCGCGGTTGCTGCCCGGACCACGTCCTCGTCTGTGGCGTCGACACTGTTGTACATGATGTTCTCGCGAATAGTCCCGGAGAATAGGAATGGCTCCTGCGCGACGATCGACGTGTGCTTCGCGAGCGAGTCGAGCGTGATGTCGCGTATGTCGACTCCATCCAGCAGCACTCGGCCCTCGGACACGTCGTAGAGTCGTAGCAGCAGGGACACGACCGTCGTCTTCCCCGCGCCCGTCGGCCCGACCATCGCGACCGTATGCCCTGCCGGTACGTGCAGGTCCACGTGCTCGAGCACCGGCTCTCCCTCGATGTACTCGAAGCTGACGTCTTCGAACCGCACGTCGCCGTCGACCGTGTCGACATCCCTGCTGTCCGGCCTGTCGACCACGTCGGGCTCCACGTCCATCAGCTCGAAGATCCGCGCACCTGAGACCATTGCACGTTGAAGCGACCCGTACTGCATCGTGAGGTTCAACACAGGCTCGAAGAACCGCTGTATATAGAGCGCGAAAGCCACCAGCACACCTACTTCAATGGCTTCGTCCAATACCAGAGAGCCGCCGAAGACTATGACGAGCGCCAGCCCGAATGCGGAGAGGAACTCCACCGTTGGAAACAGGACCGCCTGCATACGGACAGCCGCGAGATTCGCCCCGAGGTTCTCTGAGTTGGCATCGCCGAATGAGCGGATGTTCGCGTCCTCGCGGTTCATACTCTGGATCACCCGCACACCGGATATGTTCTCCTGGAGGCTGCCATTGACGACCGAAATCGCCCGCCTCGCCCTCATGAACGCCCGCTGAGCAAACTTCTGCCAGATGACCATTATCACGACGAGCACCGGGATGACCGACAGCGTCACGATGGCAAGACGCGCGTTCATCAGCATCATCGCGGTTATGATTCCTGTGAGGCTGAGCACGTCCGCAATAGTAATGACCACGATCGACAGGAACTCCTGTAGCTGGCTGACGTCGTTCTGCACCCTCGACATCACCCGGCCGGTTTCGTTCCTGTTGTAGAACCTCATCGACAGCCCCTGCAGGTGACTGAAGAGGCCCACCCGCAGGTCGTACAGGACTCGCTGCCCGACGAATGACATCGTCCTCAGGTGGACGTACTGGCTTCCGTACTGGATCAGCGCCACACCCACGAAGATGAGCACCACAACGTTCAGGCCGTCCAGGTCGCCCGTCCGCACGTACTGGTCGATGATCCTGGCGATCAGCCACGGCAGCGCGACCACCGTGCCTGTGTACACCATGACGGCCACGAGAATGATCAGGAACCTTGGCCGGTGCGGACGGAGGTACGAGAAGAGTCGCCTGACCACCTTGTGGTCGTATACCCGCCCATCCTCATACTCTTCGCGGTCCGAGCCGAGACGTCCTCTCATGCCGCGCCCTCCGCCGCCGCGCATCCACCCACCGCCGCCGAAGCCACCGCCCATCATCAGGCATCACCCCCATCGGCATGGCCCAAGGCCTCGGCCCTTGCGGTTGGACTCGACCCCCTTTTATGTCCAGCTTTAAGCTGGTGGTGGTCTTGGGGACGGAGCTGCATGTCGTAGATCCTGCGGTAGAAGCCGTCCCGTTCCAGCAGCTCGTCGTGAGTCCCTCGCTCGACAATCTCCCCGTCCTCCAGGACGAGGATCAGGTCAGCCCTGCGCACGGTCGACAGCCTGTGGGCTATTACAAATGTAGTCCGACCCCTGACCGCCTCGTCCAGTGCCTGCTGCAGCCTGTGCTCGGTCTCCATGTCCACGCTCGACGTCGAGTCGTCGAGAATTATTACCGGCGGGTCCAGGAGTATCGTCCTGGCGATCGCGAGTCGCTGGCGCTGACCGCCGGAGAGCGTAACGCCGCGTTCCCCGACCCACGTGTCGTACCCGTCAGGCAGGCCCTCTATGAAGTCGTGAAGCTGCGCGATCTTCGCCGCCTCTACCACGTCCTCCATGTCCACGTCGTCGAGCCCGTACGCTATGTTGTCCCGGATGGTCGCGGCGAACACGAACACGTCCTGCATGACGATGCCGACGTTCTCCCTCAGCGACTTCAGCGTCACGTCCCTAGTGTCGTAGCCGTCGATGGTTATGCGCCCCTCGGTGGCGTCATAGAACCTGGGTAGGACGTGGGCAATCGTGCTCTTGCCTGAGCCCGGTCCGCCGAGCAGGGCAATGAGCTGACCGGGATGCGCCTCGAAGTCGACCCCGCGCACCGCGCTTACACCGCCGTCGTAGCTGACCGCGACGTTCTCGAACACCACGTGTCCATCGGTTCGGGGCAGGGGAGTGGCATCCGGCTTCTCAGCGACCGGCGACTGCGCGTCGAGAATGTCGTACAGCCGCTGCCCGGCTGACGATGCGCGGGATATCGTGTTCATCAGCCACCCGCTCATCCTGATCGGCATTGCCAGCAGACCCATGTAGAAGATGAACGAGGCGAGGCCGCCGGGCGTGAGTCTGTCGGCTGCGACCTCCCTGCCGCCGTACCACAGAATCGCTCCGGTGGCCGCGGTGAATATGAACGTCATCAGCGAGCCTTGGGATGCGAACAGGCGGGTCGTCGAGTACGTGAGCCTGGCAATATTCTCGGCCCGCGCGTTGAACTTGGCTTCCTCGAAGTCCCGCGCGCCAAACGCCTTGACCACCTTCATTCCCGACAGGTTCTCCTGCAGGACAGTGGTCATTGCCCCCGTCTCCTGCTGCACCCTCATCCAGACAGGCCGCAGCGCCCTGGACAGGGTCAGCGCCCTCCACAGGATCAGCGGCAGGAAGGCCATGCACACCAGGGCGAGCCGCCAGTTCGTCACGGCCATGAGAGTAGACACCGCGCCCATCGTCACGAAGATCGACAGCCCGCGCACCATCCCCATGCTGACGAACGTCCGCACCGCCTCAACGTCCTGCGTGGCTCTGGACATGAGGTCGCCGGTCTGCTCCCTGTCGAAGAAGCCGAAGCTCATGCTCTGCAGCTTCTTGAAGAAGTCTTCCCTGAGGTCGTAGGCGCTCCGTTGCGAGAGCGACTCGGAGAGGTACCGCTGCCCGTAGGAGAATATGCCCCTCAGGATGCTGAACAGCACTATCACAGCCGCCAGTGTCAGCAGCCGGCTCTGCAACCCGCTTGCCAGCGCCTCGTCGATTGCCTCTCCCAGCATCCTCGGCACGACAAGCGCCGAAAGGCTGGATGCCACCATCGCTGTGTATGCTCCGACCAGGTACCACTTGTGCCTGAATGCATACTTCATCAGCCGGAACAGCACACTCATGCGTCGGCCTCGACTGTCAGAGCTTCCCTCTCACTAGATTCGCTGTCCCCATCCTGCGGCATGAACCCAGGCCGTCGGACCGCGTCGGCCAGGATCTCCAGAGCAGGGACCACGACTTCCAGCTCTTCTGTGCTGAGCACCGCGGCCAGCGACTCGGTCCTCGCCGCCCTGATGGCCGAGAACCGCTCCACTATTTCGATGCCTTCCCGCGTGAGTGAGCAGACCACGGCGCGCCTGTCCGCGGGGTCCTGCCCGCGT
This region of Dehalococcoidia bacterium genomic DNA includes:
- a CDS encoding ABC transporter ATP-binding protein; this translates as MMGGGFGGGGWMRGGGGRGMRGRLGSDREEYEDGRVYDHKVVRRLFSYLRPHRPRFLIILVAVMVYTGTVVALPWLIARIIDQYVRTGDLDGLNVVVLIFVGVALIQYGSQYVHLRTMSFVGQRVLYDLRVGLFSHLQGLSMRFYNRNETGRVMSRVQNDVSQLQEFLSIVVITIADVLSLTGIITAMMLMNARLAIVTLSVIPVLVVIMVIWQKFAQRAFMRARRAISVVNGSLQENISGVRVIQSMNREDANIRSFGDANSENLGANLAAVRMQAVLFPTVEFLSAFGLALVIVFGGSLVLDEAIEVGVLVAFALYIQRFFEPVLNLTMQYGSLQRAMVSGARIFELMDVEPDVVDRPDSRDVDTVDGDVRFEDVSFEYIEGEPVLEHVDLHVPAGHTVAMVGPTGAGKTTVVSLLLRLYDVSEGRVLLDGVDIRDITLDSLAKHTSIVAQEPFLFSGTIRENIMYNSVDATDEDVVRAATAVGAHDFITKMEHGYDTPLQERGGNLSVGQRQLISFARALVADPAILLLDEATANIDTHTEMLIQRALDELLRGRTAIVIAHRLSTIRNADRIVVLDQGRLVEEGKHDELVALGGLYAGLHSYSAENASGLSTNGAARGERAMGER
- a CDS encoding MarR family transcriptional regulator, which produces MHSREELTGKLVEHMSHVQRRMRARRSSAWLDLDLTRQQAKTLHFLSHGQRRMSEIAGRLDVEMPSATTMIDRLVAKGLVERGQDPADRRAVVCSLTREGIEIVERFSAIRAARTESLAAVLSTEELEVVVPALEILADAVRRPGFMPQDGDSESSEREALTVEADA
- a CDS encoding ABC transporter ATP-binding protein, producing MSVLFRLMKYAFRHKWYLVGAYTAMVASSLSALVVPRMLGEAIDEALASGLQSRLLTLAAVIVLFSILRGIFSYGQRYLSESLSQRSAYDLREDFFKKLQSMSFGFFDREQTGDLMSRATQDVEAVRTFVSMGMVRGLSIFVTMGAVSTLMAVTNWRLALVCMAFLPLILWRALTLSRALRPVWMRVQQETGAMTTVLQENLSGMKVVKAFGARDFEEAKFNARAENIARLTYSTTRLFASQGSLMTFIFTAATGAILWYGGREVAADRLTPGGLASFIFYMGLLAMPIRMSGWLMNTISRASSAGQRLYDILDAQSPVAEKPDATPLPRTDGHVVFENVAVSYDGGVSAVRGVDFEAHPGQLIALLGGPGSGKSTIAHVLPRFYDATEGRITIDGYDTRDVTLKSLRENVGIVMQDVFVFAATIRDNIAYGLDDVDMEDVVEAAKIAQLHDFIEGLPDGYDTWVGERGVTLSGGQRQRLAIARTILLDPPVIILDDSTSSVDMETEHRLQQALDEAVRGRTTFVIAHRLSTVRRADLILVLEDGEIVERGTHDELLERDGFYRRIYDMQLRPQDHHQLKAGHKRGSSPTARAEALGHADGGDA